In one Nocardioides luteus genomic region, the following are encoded:
- a CDS encoding alkyl/aryl-sulfatase: MTDVHQEEADAHRGFVGALKPGVVTRADGTVVFDANADAFLDSPAPETAHPGLWQHSRLTSLQGLFEVTNGIYQVRGLDLANLTIVEGERGIIVIDTLTTAETAAAALGLYREHRGDRPVTGVVLTHPHADHFGGIAAVLAAGGGDVPVLAPEGFLEHAVSENVYVGPAMNRRSTFMYGSMLPVSPDGHVGCGLGPRLASGTIGLAEPTDSITRTGETRVIDGVEMEFQLTPGSEAPAEMNIYLPGRRALLLAENAVHSLHNIITLRGAEVRDARLWAHYLTEAIDLFASRADVAFATHHWPTWGAERIEAFLAGQRDVYAYLHDQTVRLTNRGLTPKEIAEELVLPPALDAQPSTRGYYGSLSHNVKGIYQRYLGWYDANPAHLWELPPAEEGERWVRLLGGTSAAIDHAAALVASGESGDLRFAATLLNHVVFADPSERAARELLAEVYTRLGHGAENATWRNVYLTGARELLDGPQVPPRGGGRSLLAALTVPQLLDSLSIRIDGPRAWGLDLRIDWHLTDHDDTAAGGWWHARLRNGVLVHRRGSAPDPAAGLTLTLTRPQLAGLLGARRLDGIEHAGDLGLLQRLLGVLEAPDPAFPIVTA, translated from the coding sequence ATGACCGACGTCCACCAGGAGGAGGCCGACGCCCACCGCGGGTTCGTGGGCGCGCTGAAGCCCGGCGTCGTGACCAGGGCCGACGGCACCGTCGTGTTCGACGCCAACGCAGACGCCTTCCTCGACTCCCCCGCGCCGGAGACCGCACACCCGGGGCTGTGGCAGCACAGCCGGCTCACCTCGCTGCAGGGGCTGTTCGAGGTGACCAACGGCATCTATCAGGTCCGCGGCCTCGACCTCGCCAACCTCACCATCGTCGAGGGCGAGCGCGGCATCATCGTGATCGACACCCTCACCACGGCCGAGACCGCGGCGGCCGCGCTGGGGCTCTACCGCGAGCACCGTGGTGACCGGCCCGTCACCGGGGTGGTGCTGACCCATCCTCACGCCGATCACTTCGGCGGGATCGCCGCCGTGCTCGCGGCGGGCGGCGGTGACGTACCGGTGCTGGCACCGGAGGGGTTCCTGGAGCACGCGGTCTCGGAGAACGTCTACGTCGGTCCCGCGATGAACCGGCGCTCGACCTTCATGTACGGCAGCATGCTGCCGGTCTCGCCGGACGGACACGTGGGCTGCGGCCTCGGTCCACGGCTGGCGTCGGGCACCATCGGGCTGGCCGAGCCGACCGACTCGATCACCCGGACCGGGGAGACGCGGGTGATCGACGGCGTCGAGATGGAGTTCCAGCTCACGCCGGGCAGCGAGGCGCCGGCGGAGATGAACATCTATCTCCCCGGCCGACGGGCACTGCTCCTGGCCGAGAACGCCGTCCACTCCCTGCACAACATCATCACCCTGCGCGGCGCCGAGGTGCGCGACGCCCGGTTGTGGGCGCACTACCTCACCGAGGCGATCGACCTGTTCGCCTCACGCGCCGACGTCGCCTTCGCGACCCATCACTGGCCGACCTGGGGTGCGGAGCGGATCGAGGCCTTCCTCGCCGGGCAGCGCGACGTCTACGCCTACCTGCACGACCAGACCGTACGTCTCACCAACCGAGGCCTGACGCCGAAGGAGATCGCCGAGGAGCTCGTCCTGCCACCGGCGCTCGACGCGCAGCCCTCGACCCGGGGCTACTACGGCTCGCTGAGCCACAACGTGAAGGGGATCTACCAGCGCTACCTGGGCTGGTACGACGCCAACCCCGCTCACCTGTGGGAGCTGCCACCGGCCGAGGAGGGCGAACGCTGGGTGCGGCTGCTCGGCGGCACGTCCGCGGCGATCGACCACGCCGCCGCTCTCGTGGCGAGCGGCGAGAGCGGTGACCTGCGGTTCGCGGCGACCCTGCTCAACCATGTGGTCTTCGCGGACCCGTCGGAGCGAGCGGCCCGCGAGCTGCTGGCCGAGGTCTACACCCGGCTCGGGCACGGCGCGGAGAACGCCACCTGGCGCAACGTCTACCTCACCGGTGCGCGCGAACTCCTCGACGGCCCGCAGGTACCTCCCCGCGGAGGCGGTCGGAGCCTGCTCGCCGCACTCACGGTCCCGCAGCTGCTCGACTCCCTCTCCATCCGGATCGACGGCCCGCGGGCGTGGGGCCTAGACCTGCGGATCGACTGGCATCTCACCGACCACGACGACACGGCCGCGGGCGGCTGGTGGCACGCCCGGCTCCGCAACGGGGTGCTGGTGCACCGGCGCGGCAGCGCCCCGGACCCGGCCGCGGGCCTCACCCTGACGCTCACCCGCCCGCAGCTCGCCGGTCTGCTGGGCGCGCGGCGGCTCGACGGGATCGAGCACGCGGGTGACCTCGGTCTGCTCCAGCGGCTGCTGGGGGTGCTCGAGGCTCCCGACCCGGCATTCCCTATCGTGACCGCGTGA
- a CDS encoding acyl-CoA carboxylase subunit beta, whose product MTDDTPVTGLAELHARRFLTTDAARADKVARWHGKGRRTARENIADLVDPGSFVEYGRFITAAQEQRRDLAELVVETPADGIIGGTATIGGKPCAVLSYDYLVMAGTQGMRGHRKSDRLIEIIGRMRLPTVFFTEGGGGRPGDTDIPLVSALDVGSFALWGELEGVVPRIAVVSGRCFAGNAVLAGCADLRIATPDANLGMAGPAMIAGGGLGTFAPEDIGPVKDQAANGVIDLVVEDEAAAVEAVRSILACLEPAADGGEAVDQTDLRTILPHNDREAFDVRPVVETLADVDSVVWLREAFAPELVTALARIDGIAVGVVANQSTHLAGALTGDASVKAADFLALCDRWGLPVVSLVDTPGFMVGPEAERGGLVRHASRMVVAGAQLSTPLVGVILRRGYGLGAQAMLGGSTHRPLLTVAWPDAHLGPMGLEGAVRLSMAAELAAMPDAEREARVAALTEEYRKQASALNAARVFEIDDVIDPAETRAVVAATLQRAR is encoded by the coding sequence GTGACCGACGACACACCTGTGACCGGACTGGCCGAGCTGCACGCCCGCCGCTTCCTGACCACGGACGCGGCTCGCGCCGACAAGGTCGCCCGCTGGCACGGGAAGGGGCGGCGTACGGCTCGGGAGAACATCGCCGACCTGGTCGACCCGGGCTCGTTCGTCGAGTACGGGAGGTTCATCACCGCGGCCCAGGAGCAGCGTCGCGACCTGGCCGAGCTCGTCGTCGAGACTCCCGCCGACGGGATCATCGGCGGCACCGCCACCATCGGCGGCAAGCCGTGCGCGGTGCTGTCCTACGACTACCTGGTGATGGCCGGTACGCAGGGCATGCGCGGGCATCGCAAGTCGGACCGGCTCATCGAGATCATCGGGCGGATGCGGCTCCCGACCGTCTTCTTCACCGAGGGCGGCGGCGGTCGCCCGGGCGACACCGACATCCCGCTCGTCTCCGCGCTCGATGTCGGCTCGTTCGCGCTGTGGGGCGAGCTCGAGGGCGTCGTGCCGCGGATCGCCGTCGTCTCCGGGCGCTGCTTCGCGGGCAACGCGGTCCTCGCCGGCTGTGCCGACCTCCGCATCGCCACGCCGGACGCCAACCTCGGCATGGCCGGCCCGGCGATGATCGCCGGCGGCGGGCTCGGCACCTTCGCCCCGGAGGACATCGGACCGGTGAAGGACCAGGCCGCCAACGGCGTCATCGACCTGGTCGTCGAGGACGAGGCCGCAGCCGTCGAGGCCGTACGCAGCATCCTCGCCTGTCTCGAGCCGGCCGCGGATGGCGGCGAGGCCGTCGACCAGACCGACCTGCGCACGATCCTCCCCCACAACGACCGGGAGGCCTTCGACGTACGCCCTGTCGTCGAGACGCTCGCCGACGTCGACTCGGTCGTCTGGCTCCGCGAGGCGTTCGCTCCGGAGCTCGTCACCGCGCTGGCACGGATCGACGGGATCGCGGTCGGCGTGGTCGCCAACCAGTCGACGCACCTGGCCGGAGCGCTCACCGGCGACGCCTCGGTCAAGGCAGCCGACTTCCTCGCGCTGTGCGACCGCTGGGGTCTCCCGGTGGTGTCACTGGTCGACACCCCGGGGTTCATGGTCGGCCCCGAGGCCGAGCGGGGCGGCCTGGTCCGGCACGCCTCCCGGATGGTCGTCGCCGGCGCCCAGCTCTCGACACCGCTCGTCGGGGTGATCCTGCGCCGCGGCTACGGCCTCGGGGCGCAGGCGATGCTCGGCGGCAGCACCCACCGCCCGCTGCTCACCGTCGCCTGGCCCGACGCCCACCTCGGCCCGATGGGCCTGGAGGGCGCCGTACGCCTCTCCATGGCCGCCGAGCTCGCCGCGATGCCCGACGCGGAGCGTGAGGCGCGCGTCGCCGCGCTCACCGAGGAGTACCGCAAGCAGGCCAGCGCCCTCAACGCCGCACGCGTGTTCGAGATCGACGACGTCATCGACCCCGCCGAGACACGTGCCGTCGTGGCGGCGACCCTCCAGCGGGCCCGATAA
- a CDS encoding DUF3592 domain-containing protein, which produces MFFGWLFAGMGLLFAGIGVWIVVWSIISRQRLSTWTPWQATIREVETKTTSSGDHGSRTRLIAHYEYRGPDGGTYASSGTLPDRRFRLDGTVPPLDIVVNPLDPSKSMIAGSGGGTGCAIVFGIIFGGMGLLFACVGLGLARAPM; this is translated from the coding sequence ATGTTCTTCGGCTGGCTCTTCGCGGGGATGGGCCTGCTGTTCGCGGGCATCGGGGTGTGGATCGTAGTCTGGTCGATCATCAGCCGCCAGCGGCTCTCGACCTGGACACCGTGGCAGGCCACGATCCGCGAGGTCGAGACGAAGACGACCTCGAGCGGCGACCACGGCAGCCGTACCCGGCTGATCGCGCACTATGAGTATCGCGGTCCCGACGGCGGCACCTATGCGAGCTCGGGTACGCTGCCCGACCGCCGGTTCCGGCTGGACGGGACGGTGCCGCCGTTGGACATCGTGGTCAACCCGCTCGACCCGTCGAAGTCGATGATCGCGGGATCCGGCGGAGGCACCGGCTGCGCGATCGTCTTCGGGATCATCTTCGGTGGGATGGGGCTGCTGTTCGCGTGCGTCGGCCTCGGGCTCGCCCGGGCTCCGATGTGA
- a CDS encoding DUF5994 family protein, with translation MTTSPTEEHTTAVRVGLRIRLDNSFSSGPLDGAWWPQSRDLQEEAADLIDHFPHRVGRISRLLYSRPDWDSGGGASSAHKIRAARGFVKVGSFPSDDTHLVVLSMASGYRLRLLVVPHDTDAERAEEIMEQAADDRNTQRPAQLLGLDGPDQSHIGQQIWDNDGAH, from the coding sequence ATGACGACGTCGCCGACAGAGGAGCACACGACCGCAGTTCGGGTCGGGCTTCGGATCCGCCTCGACAACAGCTTCAGCTCGGGGCCGCTCGATGGCGCTTGGTGGCCACAGTCACGCGACCTCCAGGAGGAGGCCGCTGACCTGATCGACCACTTTCCCCATCGCGTGGGCCGGATCTCGCGGCTGTTGTACTCCCGGCCCGACTGGGACTCGGGCGGGGGAGCGTCGAGCGCCCACAAGATCCGCGCCGCACGCGGGTTCGTGAAGGTGGGCTCATTCCCGTCCGACGACACCCACCTCGTGGTGCTGTCGATGGCCTCCGGTTATCGGCTACGCCTGCTGGTGGTGCCTCACGACACCGACGCCGAGCGTGCCGAGGAGATCATGGAACAGGCGGCAGACGACCGGAACACCCAGCGCCCGGCGCAGCTGCTGGGCCTCGATGGCCCCGACCAGAGCCACATCGGTCAGCAGATCTGGGACAACGACGGCGCCCATTAG
- a CDS encoding LLM class F420-dependent oxidoreductase has product MDLGLHYFTFTHPEWETTLADKLTETARIADEGGVDLLTVMDHWFQMEQAGGPFEPMLEGYTTLGYLAGITDNVRLSLLVTGVTYRHPGLLAKTVTTLDRLSGGRALLGIGAAWYEREHQGLGVPYPPTAERFERLEETIEICRQMWSDNDGAYEGKHYQLAETISLPQPVNGTVPVLIGGGGEKKTLRLVAKYGQGTNLFGAASPEAVETVKHKLDVLRGHCDDLGTDYDAIEKTMLFQGPAVEDPDTFLKSMEEYAALGITLVGLMPTPYVDPVPWATAAVDLVPRLKEI; this is encoded by the coding sequence ATGGATCTTGGACTCCACTACTTCACGTTCACCCACCCCGAGTGGGAGACCACGCTCGCCGACAAGCTGACCGAGACCGCCCGCATCGCAGACGAGGGTGGCGTCGACCTGCTCACCGTCATGGACCACTGGTTCCAGATGGAGCAGGCCGGCGGCCCCTTCGAGCCGATGCTCGAGGGCTACACCACGCTGGGCTACCTGGCCGGGATCACCGACAACGTACGCCTCAGCCTGCTCGTCACCGGAGTGACCTACCGTCACCCCGGGCTGCTCGCCAAGACCGTCACGACCCTCGACCGGCTCTCCGGCGGCCGCGCGCTGCTGGGCATCGGCGCGGCCTGGTACGAGCGCGAGCACCAGGGCCTCGGCGTGCCCTACCCGCCGACCGCCGAGCGGTTCGAGCGCCTGGAGGAGACCATCGAGATCTGCCGCCAGATGTGGTCGGACAACGACGGCGCCTACGAGGGCAAGCACTACCAGCTCGCCGAGACGATCTCGCTGCCGCAGCCGGTCAACGGGACGGTGCCGGTCCTGATCGGTGGGGGCGGGGAGAAGAAGACGCTCCGCCTGGTCGCCAAGTACGGCCAGGGCACCAACCTCTTCGGCGCCGCCAGTCCCGAGGCGGTCGAGACCGTCAAGCACAAGCTCGACGTGTTGCGCGGCCACTGCGACGACCTCGGCACCGACTACGACGCGATCGAGAAGACCATGCTCTTCCAGGGTCCCGCGGTCGAGGACCCGGACACGTTCCTGAAGTCGATGGAGGAGTACGCCGCCCTCGGCATCACGCTCGTCGGGCTGATGCCGACGCCGTACGTCGACCCGGTCCCGTGGGCCACCGCGGCCGTCGACCTGGTGCCGCGGCTGAAGGAGATCTAG
- a CDS encoding S28 family serine protease — MRALIGRILVAMGLVSLLLVTPANPATAAEDDILDRLLAIEGVSLIQEKPVTGYRYFVLSFTQPVDHRRPDGDTFQQRFTVLHKDTARPTVFHTSGYNVSTNPGRSEPTRIVDGNQVSMEYRFFTPSRPDPADWDDLDIWQAASDQHAIFKALKPIYSANWLATGGSKGGMTATYFERFYPRDMDGIVAYVAPNDVVNREDSAYDEFFATVGTEDCRDRLNGVQREALVRREALKAKYADLAAAEGYTFDTVGSLDAAYEMVVLDYVWAFWQYAGTSQCSNIPADAATATDQAIWDSIDYYSGFSFYTDQGLSPYTPYYYQAGTELGAPTIGFPHIEDELIRYGYQPPRSFVPRDIDMRFDPSAMRDVDSWVRKHAHQMLFVYGEADPWGAERFRPGFFATDSYVFTAPGMNHGANVAGLVADERELATARILEWAGVATAAVEADATKAKPLAAYDAKLDKRDLREERRMRP, encoded by the coding sequence ATGCGTGCATTGATCGGCCGGATTCTGGTGGCGATGGGGCTGGTGTCCCTGCTCCTCGTCACACCCGCCAACCCCGCGACCGCCGCCGAGGACGACATCCTCGACCGCCTCCTCGCCATCGAGGGCGTCAGCCTGATCCAGGAGAAGCCGGTCACCGGCTACCGCTACTTCGTCCTGAGCTTCACCCAGCCGGTCGACCACCGGCGTCCCGACGGCGACACCTTCCAGCAGCGCTTCACCGTGCTCCACAAGGACACCGCCCGCCCGACCGTGTTCCACACCAGTGGCTACAACGTCTCGACCAACCCGGGCCGCAGCGAGCCGACCCGGATCGTGGACGGCAACCAGGTCTCGATGGAGTACCGCTTCTTCACCCCCTCGCGTCCCGACCCCGCCGACTGGGACGACCTCGACATCTGGCAGGCGGCCAGCGACCAGCACGCCATCTTCAAGGCGCTGAAGCCGATCTACTCCGCGAACTGGCTCGCCACCGGCGGCTCCAAGGGCGGCATGACGGCCACCTACTTCGAGCGGTTCTACCCCCGCGACATGGACGGCATCGTCGCCTACGTCGCGCCGAACGACGTGGTCAACCGTGAAGACTCCGCCTACGACGAGTTCTTCGCCACCGTCGGCACCGAGGACTGCCGCGACCGGCTCAACGGTGTGCAGCGCGAGGCGCTCGTCCGACGCGAGGCGCTGAAGGCGAAGTACGCCGACCTGGCGGCAGCCGAGGGCTACACCTTCGACACCGTGGGCAGCCTGGACGCTGCGTACGAGATGGTGGTGCTCGACTACGTGTGGGCCTTCTGGCAGTACGCCGGCACCTCCCAGTGCTCGAACATCCCCGCCGACGCGGCGACCGCCACCGACCAGGCGATCTGGGACTCGATCGACTACTACTCGGGCTTCAGCTTCTACACCGACCAGGGCCTGAGCCCCTACACGCCCTACTACTACCAGGCCGGCACCGAGCTGGGCGCGCCGACGATCGGCTTCCCGCACATCGAGGACGAGCTGATCCGCTACGGCTACCAGCCGCCGCGCAGCTTCGTCCCGCGCGACATCGACATGCGGTTCGACCCCTCCGCCATGCGTGACGTCGACTCGTGGGTGCGCAAGCACGCCCACCAGATGCTCTTCGTCTACGGCGAGGCCGACCCGTGGGGCGCCGAGCGCTTCCGCCCGGGATTCTTCGCTACCGACTCCTACGTCTTCACCGCCCCGGGCATGAACCACGGTGCCAACGTCGCCGGTCTGGTCGCCGACGAGCGTGAGCTCGCCACCGCCCGGATCCTGGAGTGGGCCGGCGTCGCGACCGCCGCGGTCGAGGCCGACGCGACGAAGGCGAAGCCGCTGGCGGCGTACGACGCGAAGCTCGACAAGCGCGACCTGCGTGAGGAGCGGCGGATGCGTCCGTGA
- a CDS encoding PPOX class F420-dependent oxidoreductase has translation MTFDPHELLATTRHGILATIKANGLPQLSPVWQYYDRERGEILISTREGLVKTKNLRRDPRAAIEVDGPGGRSWATAEGTVTLTGPGTAPDGPEVDALVDYYRRGAGEHPDWDEYREVMVKDRRVLITIAVTKVYGADLG, from the coding sequence ATGACGTTCGACCCGCATGAGCTGCTCGCCACGACCCGCCACGGGATCCTTGCCACGATCAAGGCGAACGGGCTCCCACAGCTCTCGCCGGTGTGGCAGTACTACGACCGTGAGCGCGGCGAGATCCTGATCTCGACCCGCGAGGGGCTGGTGAAGACGAAGAACCTCCGCCGCGACCCGCGGGCGGCGATCGAGGTCGACGGTCCCGGCGGGCGCTCCTGGGCCACGGCCGAAGGCACGGTCACGCTGACCGGACCGGGCACCGCTCCCGACGGACCGGAGGTCGACGCGCTCGTCGACTACTACCGGCGCGGTGCCGGCGAGCATCCCGACTGGGACGAGTACCGAGAGGTGATGGTCAAGGACCGCCGGGTGCTCATCACGATCGCCGTGACGAAGGTCTACGGCGCGGACCTCGGCTGA
- a CDS encoding SPW repeat protein, with amino-acid sequence MSSENLSIQEHPDIAALRDRFDLTGSSATAQVVDGVTMLAGLYLAVSPWIVGFNTTASPLMMSNLIIGLTVALLALGFASAFGRTHGLAWTVPLMGAWAIVSPWLMNGVDTTGGMIASNVIVGAVIMLCGLGSSGFGTFFNPRR; translated from the coding sequence ATGTCGTCTGAAAACCTGTCCATTCAGGAACACCCCGACATCGCGGCACTTCGGGACCGGTTCGATCTGACCGGATCCTCCGCCACCGCTCAGGTGGTCGATGGTGTCACGATGCTGGCCGGCCTCTATCTGGCCGTATCGCCGTGGATCGTGGGCTTCAACACCACGGCATCGCCACTGATGATGAGCAACCTGATCATCGGTCTCACGGTTGCACTGCTGGCGCTCGGGTTCGCGTCGGCGTTCGGCCGCACACACGGTCTGGCCTGGACCGTTCCGCTCATGGGGGCATGGGCGATCGTCTCGCCGTGGCTCATGAACGGCGTCGACACGACCGGGGGGATGATCGCCTCCAACGTCATCGTTGGGGCCGTCATCATGCTGTGCGGGCTCGGCTCGTCCGGGTTCGGCACGTTCTTCAATCCGCGTAGGTAG